The proteins below come from a single Ovis canadensis isolate MfBH-ARS-UI-01 breed Bighorn chromosome 23, ARS-UI_OviCan_v2, whole genome shotgun sequence genomic window:
- the MBD1 gene encoding methyl-CpG-binding domain protein 1 isoform X9 has protein sequence MAEDWLDCPALGPGWKRREVFRKSGATCGRSDTYYQSPTGDRIRSKVELTRYLGPACDLTLFDFKQGVLCYPSSKAHSLAITSRKRKKPSKPAKARKCQVGPQKSEVRKEAPRDDTKADTDTVPASLPAPGCCENCGISFSGDGTRRQRLKTLCKDCRAQRIAFNREQRMFKRVGCGECTACQVKEDCGACSTCLLQLPHDVASGLFCKCERRRCLRIVERSRGCGVCRGCQTREDCGRCRVCLRPPRPGLRRQWKCVQRRCLRGKHGRRRGGCDSKVVARRRPPRAQSPPPPPPPQPPESPELHPRALAPSPPAEFIYYCVDEDELPYTNRRQNRKCGACAACLRRTDCGHCDFCCDKPKFGGSNQKRQKCRWRQCLQFAMKRLLPSVWAGSEDGASPPPAHPHRKRPGSTRRPRLGQTLKPPLATPAAQPDRAQTPVKEEAGSGFVLPPPGTDLVFLREGAGSPVQVPGPAPASTETRLQVKQEKADAQEDWTPGTAILTSPVLLPGCPSKAVDPGLPSVKQEPPDPEEEKDDDKADSTSDLAPEEEAGGAGTPVITEIFSLGGTRLRDTAVWLPSLQGRQSRRKDGCKMWETEDTLAPTSTSWKPQGWPESHVSLSPPPTSVMWVSCRRSWCPSSQS, from the exons ATGGCTGAGGACTGGCTGGACTGCCCAGCTCTGGGCCCTGGCTGGAAGCGCCGTGAGGTTTTTCGCAAGTCAGGTGCCACCTGTGGACGCTCAGACACCTACTACCAGAG CCCCACAGGAGACAGGATCCGAAGCAAAGTTGAGCTGACCCGATACCTGGGCCCTGCATGTGATCTCACCCTCTTCGACTTCAAACAAGGCGTCCTCTGCTATCCATCCTCCAAG GCCCACTCCTTGGCCATCACCAGCAGGAAGCGGAAGAAGCCTTCAAAGCCAGCCAAGGCTCGGAAGTGTCAGGTTGGACCTCAGAAGAGTGAAGTCAGGAAGGAGGCACCAAGGGATGATACCAAGGCTGACACTGACACAGTCCCAGCTTCACTTCCTGCCCCTGG GTGCTGTGAGAACTGTGGAATCAGCTTTTCAGGAGATGGCACCCGAAGGCAGCGGCTCAAGACTTTGTGCAAGGACTGCCGAG cACAGAGGATCGCTTTCAATCGGGAGCAGAGGATGTTTAAG CGTGTGGGCTGCGGGGAGTGCACAGCCTGCCAGGTAAAGGAAGATTGTGGGGCCTGCTCCACCTGCCTCCTGCAGTTGCCCCATGATGTGGCCTCGGGGCTATTCTGCAAGTGTGAGCGAAGACGGTGCCTCCGCATTGTGGAAAGG AGCCGAGGGTGCGGAGTGTGCCGGGGCTGTCAGACCCGAGAGGACTGTGGCCGCTGTCGAGTCTGCCTTCGCCCTCCCCGCCCTGGGCTCCGGCGCCAGTGGAAGTGCGTCCAGCGGCGCTGCCTCCGG GGTAAACACGGCCGCCGTAGGGGAGGCTGCGACTCCAAGGTGGTGGCCCGGCGGCGTCCACCCCGAGCCCAGTCACCGCCTCCACCTCCCCCACCTCAGCCTCCAGAGTCTCCGGAGCTG CACCCCAGAGCCCTGGCCCCCTCGCCTCCTGCTGAATTCATCTATTACTGTGTAGACGAGGACGAGCTA CCTTACACAAACCGTCGGCAGAACCGCAAGTGTGGGGCCTGTGCAGCCTGCCTGAGGCGGACGGACTGTGGCCACTGTGACTTCTGCTGTGACAAGCCCAAGTTTGGGGGCAGCAACCAGAAGCGCCAGAAGTGTCGTTGGCGCCAGTGCCTGCAGTTTGCTATG AAGCGGCTTCTGCCAAGTGTCTGGGCAGGGTCCGAAGATGGGGCATCGCCGCCCCCAGCTCATCCTCATCGAAAGAGGCCTGGCTCTACTCGAAGGCCTCGTCTGGGTCAGACCCTGAAGCCTCCCTTGGCCACACCGGCAGCTCAACCAGACCGAGCCCAAACTCCAGTGAAGGAGGAAGCAGGCAGTGGCTTTGTGCTGCCCCCACCTGGCACTGACCTTGTGTTCTTACGGGAGGGCGCAGGCAGTCCCGTGCAGGTGCCTGGCCCAGCCCCGGCTTCCACAGAAACTCGGTTGCAG GTGAAGCAAGAGAAGGCGGATGCCCAGGAAGACTGGACACCGGGCACAGCCATCCTGACTTCTCCTGTATTGCTGCCTGGCTGCCCCAGCAAG GCAGTAGACCCAGGCCTGCCATCAGTGAAGCAAGAGCCACCTGACCCTGAGGAGGAGAAGGACGACGACAAGGCTGACTCCACCTCTGACTTGGCcccagaggaggaggcaggaggggctggCACGCCCGTG ATCACGGAGATTTTCAGCCTGGGTGGAACCCGCCTCCGGGACACAGCAGTCTGGTTGCCAAG TCTGCAGGGCAGGCAGTCGAGAAGGAAAGATGGATGTAAAATGTGGGAGACGGAGGACACACTGGCGCCCACGAGCACGAGCTGGAAACCACAAGGATGGCCTGAAAGCCATGTCAGCCTCTCACCACCTCCAACTTCGGTGATGTGGGTGTCCTGCAGAAGAAGCTGGTGCCCTTCATCACAGAGTTAA
- the MBD1 gene encoding methyl-CpG-binding domain protein 1 isoform X11 has protein sequence MAEDWLDCPALGPGWKRREVFRKSGATCGRSDTYYQSPTGDRIRSKVELTRYLGPACDLTLFDFKQGVLCYPSSKAHSLAITSRKRKKPSKPAKARKCQVGPQKSEVRKEAPRDDTKADTDTVPASLPAPGCCENCGISFSGDGTRRQRLKTLCKDCRAQRIAFNREQRMFKRVGCGECTACQVKEDCGACSTCLLQLPHDVASGLFCKCERRRCLRIVERSRGCGVCRGCQTREDCGRCRVCLRPPRPGLRRQWKCVQRRCLRGKHGRRRGGCDSKVVARRRPPRAQSPPPPPPPQPPESPELPYTNRRQNRKCGACAACLRRTDCGHCDFCCDKPKFGGSNQKRQKCRWRQCLQFAMKRLLPSVWAGSEDGASPPPAHPHRKRPGSTRRPRLGQTLKPPLATPAAQPDRAQTPVKEEAGSGFVLPPPGTDLVFLREGAGSPVQVPGPAPASTETRLQEAQCPGLSWVVALPQVKQEKADAQEDWTPGTAILTSPVLLPGCPSKAVDPGLPSVKQEPPDPEEEKDDDKADSTSDLAPEEEAGGAGTPVITEIFSLGGTRLRDTAVWLPSLQGRQSRRKDGCKMWETEDTLAPTSTSWKPQGWPESHVSLSPPPTSVMWVSCRRSWCPSSQS, from the exons ATGGCTGAGGACTGGCTGGACTGCCCAGCTCTGGGCCCTGGCTGGAAGCGCCGTGAGGTTTTTCGCAAGTCAGGTGCCACCTGTGGACGCTCAGACACCTACTACCAGAG CCCCACAGGAGACAGGATCCGAAGCAAAGTTGAGCTGACCCGATACCTGGGCCCTGCATGTGATCTCACCCTCTTCGACTTCAAACAAGGCGTCCTCTGCTATCCATCCTCCAAG GCCCACTCCTTGGCCATCACCAGCAGGAAGCGGAAGAAGCCTTCAAAGCCAGCCAAGGCTCGGAAGTGTCAGGTTGGACCTCAGAAGAGTGAAGTCAGGAAGGAGGCACCAAGGGATGATACCAAGGCTGACACTGACACAGTCCCAGCTTCACTTCCTGCCCCTGG GTGCTGTGAGAACTGTGGAATCAGCTTTTCAGGAGATGGCACCCGAAGGCAGCGGCTCAAGACTTTGTGCAAGGACTGCCGAG cACAGAGGATCGCTTTCAATCGGGAGCAGAGGATGTTTAAG CGTGTGGGCTGCGGGGAGTGCACAGCCTGCCAGGTAAAGGAAGATTGTGGGGCCTGCTCCACCTGCCTCCTGCAGTTGCCCCATGATGTGGCCTCGGGGCTATTCTGCAAGTGTGAGCGAAGACGGTGCCTCCGCATTGTGGAAAGG AGCCGAGGGTGCGGAGTGTGCCGGGGCTGTCAGACCCGAGAGGACTGTGGCCGCTGTCGAGTCTGCCTTCGCCCTCCCCGCCCTGGGCTCCGGCGCCAGTGGAAGTGCGTCCAGCGGCGCTGCCTCCGG GGTAAACACGGCCGCCGTAGGGGAGGCTGCGACTCCAAGGTGGTGGCCCGGCGGCGTCCACCCCGAGCCCAGTCACCGCCTCCACCTCCCCCACCTCAGCCTCCAGAGTCTCCGGAGCTG CCTTACACAAACCGTCGGCAGAACCGCAAGTGTGGGGCCTGTGCAGCCTGCCTGAGGCGGACGGACTGTGGCCACTGTGACTTCTGCTGTGACAAGCCCAAGTTTGGGGGCAGCAACCAGAAGCGCCAGAAGTGTCGTTGGCGCCAGTGCCTGCAGTTTGCTATG AAGCGGCTTCTGCCAAGTGTCTGGGCAGGGTCCGAAGATGGGGCATCGCCGCCCCCAGCTCATCCTCATCGAAAGAGGCCTGGCTCTACTCGAAGGCCTCGTCTGGGTCAGACCCTGAAGCCTCCCTTGGCCACACCGGCAGCTCAACCAGACCGAGCCCAAACTCCAGTGAAGGAGGAAGCAGGCAGTGGCTTTGTGCTGCCCCCACCTGGCACTGACCTTGTGTTCTTACGGGAGGGCGCAGGCAGTCCCGTGCAGGTGCCTGGCCCAGCCCCGGCTTCCACAGAAACTCGGTTGCAG GAGGCCCAGTGCCCTGGCCTGAGTTGGGTCGTGGCCTTACCCCAGGTGAAGCAAGAGAAGGCGGATGCCCAGGAAGACTGGACACCGGGCACAGCCATCCTGACTTCTCCTGTATTGCTGCCTGGCTGCCCCAGCAAG GCAGTAGACCCAGGCCTGCCATCAGTGAAGCAAGAGCCACCTGACCCTGAGGAGGAGAAGGACGACGACAAGGCTGACTCCACCTCTGACTTGGCcccagaggaggaggcaggaggggctggCACGCCCGTG ATCACGGAGATTTTCAGCCTGGGTGGAACCCGCCTCCGGGACACAGCAGTCTGGTTGCCAAG TCTGCAGGGCAGGCAGTCGAGAAGGAAAGATGGATGTAAAATGTGGGAGACGGAGGACACACTGGCGCCCACGAGCACGAGCTGGAAACCACAAGGATGGCCTGAAAGCCATGTCAGCCTCTCACCACCTCCAACTTCGGTGATGTGGGTGTCCTGCAGAAGAAGCTGGTGCCCTTCATCACAGAGTTAA
- the MBD1 gene encoding methyl-CpG-binding domain protein 1 isoform X5 produces MAEDWLDCPALGPGWKRREVFRKSGATCGRSDTYYQSPTGDRIRSKVELTRYLGPACDLTLFDFKQGVLCYPSSKAHSLAITSRKRKKPSKPAKARKCQVGPQKSEVRKEAPRDDTKADTDTVPASLPAPGCCENCGISFSGDGTRRQRLKTLCKDCRAQRIAFNREQRMFKRVGCGECTACQVKEDCGACSTCLLQLPHDVASGLFCKCERRRCLRIVERSRGCGVCRGCQTREDCGRCRVCLRPPRPGLRRQWKCVQRRCLRGKHGRRRGGCDSKVVARRRPPRAQSPPPPPPPQPPESPELHPRALAPSPPAEFIYYCVDEDELPYTNRRQNRKCGACAACLRRTDCGHCDFCCDKPKFGGSNQKRQKCRWRQCLQFAMKRLLPSVWAGSEDGASPPPAHPHRKRPGSTRRPRLGQTLKPPLATPAAQPDRAQTPVKEEAGSGFVLPPPGTDLVFLREGAGSPVQVPGPAPASTETRLQEAQCPGLSWVVALPQVKQEKADAQEDWTPGTAILTSPVLLPGCPSKAVDPGLPSVKQEPPDPEEEKDDDKADSTSDLAPEEEAGGAGTPVITEIFSLGGTRLRDTAVWLPSLQGRQSRRKDGCKMWETEDTLAPTSTSWKPQGWPESHVSLSPPPTSVMWVSCRRSWCPSSQS; encoded by the exons ATGGCTGAGGACTGGCTGGACTGCCCAGCTCTGGGCCCTGGCTGGAAGCGCCGTGAGGTTTTTCGCAAGTCAGGTGCCACCTGTGGACGCTCAGACACCTACTACCAGAG CCCCACAGGAGACAGGATCCGAAGCAAAGTTGAGCTGACCCGATACCTGGGCCCTGCATGTGATCTCACCCTCTTCGACTTCAAACAAGGCGTCCTCTGCTATCCATCCTCCAAG GCCCACTCCTTGGCCATCACCAGCAGGAAGCGGAAGAAGCCTTCAAAGCCAGCCAAGGCTCGGAAGTGTCAGGTTGGACCTCAGAAGAGTGAAGTCAGGAAGGAGGCACCAAGGGATGATACCAAGGCTGACACTGACACAGTCCCAGCTTCACTTCCTGCCCCTGG GTGCTGTGAGAACTGTGGAATCAGCTTTTCAGGAGATGGCACCCGAAGGCAGCGGCTCAAGACTTTGTGCAAGGACTGCCGAG cACAGAGGATCGCTTTCAATCGGGAGCAGAGGATGTTTAAG CGTGTGGGCTGCGGGGAGTGCACAGCCTGCCAGGTAAAGGAAGATTGTGGGGCCTGCTCCACCTGCCTCCTGCAGTTGCCCCATGATGTGGCCTCGGGGCTATTCTGCAAGTGTGAGCGAAGACGGTGCCTCCGCATTGTGGAAAGG AGCCGAGGGTGCGGAGTGTGCCGGGGCTGTCAGACCCGAGAGGACTGTGGCCGCTGTCGAGTCTGCCTTCGCCCTCCCCGCCCTGGGCTCCGGCGCCAGTGGAAGTGCGTCCAGCGGCGCTGCCTCCGG GGTAAACACGGCCGCCGTAGGGGAGGCTGCGACTCCAAGGTGGTGGCCCGGCGGCGTCCACCCCGAGCCCAGTCACCGCCTCCACCTCCCCCACCTCAGCCTCCAGAGTCTCCGGAGCTG CACCCCAGAGCCCTGGCCCCCTCGCCTCCTGCTGAATTCATCTATTACTGTGTAGACGAGGACGAGCTA CCTTACACAAACCGTCGGCAGAACCGCAAGTGTGGGGCCTGTGCAGCCTGCCTGAGGCGGACGGACTGTGGCCACTGTGACTTCTGCTGTGACAAGCCCAAGTTTGGGGGCAGCAACCAGAAGCGCCAGAAGTGTCGTTGGCGCCAGTGCCTGCAGTTTGCTATG AAGCGGCTTCTGCCAAGTGTCTGGGCAGGGTCCGAAGATGGGGCATCGCCGCCCCCAGCTCATCCTCATCGAAAGAGGCCTGGCTCTACTCGAAGGCCTCGTCTGGGTCAGACCCTGAAGCCTCCCTTGGCCACACCGGCAGCTCAACCAGACCGAGCCCAAACTCCAGTGAAGGAGGAAGCAGGCAGTGGCTTTGTGCTGCCCCCACCTGGCACTGACCTTGTGTTCTTACGGGAGGGCGCAGGCAGTCCCGTGCAGGTGCCTGGCCCAGCCCCGGCTTCCACAGAAACTCGGTTGCAG GAGGCCCAGTGCCCTGGCCTGAGTTGGGTCGTGGCCTTACCCCAGGTGAAGCAAGAGAAGGCGGATGCCCAGGAAGACTGGACACCGGGCACAGCCATCCTGACTTCTCCTGTATTGCTGCCTGGCTGCCCCAGCAAG GCAGTAGACCCAGGCCTGCCATCAGTGAAGCAAGAGCCACCTGACCCTGAGGAGGAGAAGGACGACGACAAGGCTGACTCCACCTCTGACTTGGCcccagaggaggaggcaggaggggctggCACGCCCGTG ATCACGGAGATTTTCAGCCTGGGTGGAACCCGCCTCCGGGACACAGCAGTCTGGTTGCCAAG TCTGCAGGGCAGGCAGTCGAGAAGGAAAGATGGATGTAAAATGTGGGAGACGGAGGACACACTGGCGCCCACGAGCACGAGCTGGAAACCACAAGGATGGCCTGAAAGCCATGTCAGCCTCTCACCACCTCCAACTTCGGTGATGTGGGTGTCCTGCAGAAGAAGCTGGTGCCCTTCATCACAGAGTTAA
- the MBD1 gene encoding methyl-CpG-binding domain protein 1 isoform X3, translating into MAEDWLDCPALGPGWKRREVFRKSGATCGRSDTYYQSPTGDRIRSKVELTRYLGPACDLTLFDFKQGVLCYPSSKAHSLAITSRKRKKPSKPAKARKCQVGPQKSEVRKEAPRDDTKADTDTVPASLPAPGCCENCGISFSGDGTRRQRLKTLCKDCRAQRIAFNREQRMFKRVGCGECTACQVKEDCGACSTCLLQLPHDVASGLFCKCERRRCLRIVERSRGCGVCRGCQTREDCGRCRVCLRPPRPGLRRQWKCVQRRCLRHLAHRLRRHHQRCQRRPPLAVAPPAGKHGRRRGGCDSKVVARRRPPRAQSPPPPPPPQPPESPELHPRALAPSPPAEFIYYCVDEDELQPYTNRRQNRKCGACAACLRRTDCGHCDFCCDKPKFGGSNQKRQKCRWRQCLQFAMKRLLPSVWAGSEDGASPPPAHPHRKRPGSTRRPRLGQTLKPPLATPAAQPDRAQTPVKEEAGSGFVLPPPGTDLVFLREGAGSPVQVPGPAPASTETRLQVKQEKADAQEDWTPGTAILTSPVLLPGCPSKAVDPGLPSVKQEPPDPEEEKDDDKADSTSDLAPEEEAGGAGTPVITEIFSLGGTRLRDTAVWLPSLQGRQSRRKDGCKMWETEDTLAPTSTSWKPQGWPESHVSLSPPPTSVMWVSCRRSWCPSSQS; encoded by the exons ATGGCTGAGGACTGGCTGGACTGCCCAGCTCTGGGCCCTGGCTGGAAGCGCCGTGAGGTTTTTCGCAAGTCAGGTGCCACCTGTGGACGCTCAGACACCTACTACCAGAG CCCCACAGGAGACAGGATCCGAAGCAAAGTTGAGCTGACCCGATACCTGGGCCCTGCATGTGATCTCACCCTCTTCGACTTCAAACAAGGCGTCCTCTGCTATCCATCCTCCAAG GCCCACTCCTTGGCCATCACCAGCAGGAAGCGGAAGAAGCCTTCAAAGCCAGCCAAGGCTCGGAAGTGTCAGGTTGGACCTCAGAAGAGTGAAGTCAGGAAGGAGGCACCAAGGGATGATACCAAGGCTGACACTGACACAGTCCCAGCTTCACTTCCTGCCCCTGG GTGCTGTGAGAACTGTGGAATCAGCTTTTCAGGAGATGGCACCCGAAGGCAGCGGCTCAAGACTTTGTGCAAGGACTGCCGAG cACAGAGGATCGCTTTCAATCGGGAGCAGAGGATGTTTAAG CGTGTGGGCTGCGGGGAGTGCACAGCCTGCCAGGTAAAGGAAGATTGTGGGGCCTGCTCCACCTGCCTCCTGCAGTTGCCCCATGATGTGGCCTCGGGGCTATTCTGCAAGTGTGAGCGAAGACGGTGCCTCCGCATTGTGGAAAGG AGCCGAGGGTGCGGAGTGTGCCGGGGCTGTCAGACCCGAGAGGACTGTGGCCGCTGTCGAGTCTGCCTTCGCCCTCCCCGCCCTGGGCTCCGGCGCCAGTGGAAGTGCGTCCAGCGGCGCTGCCTCCGG CACCTTGCTCACCGTCTCCGTCGCCACCATCAGCGATGTCAACGACGCCCTCCCCTCGCTGTGGCTCCCCCTGCT GGTAAACACGGCCGCCGTAGGGGAGGCTGCGACTCCAAGGTGGTGGCCCGGCGGCGTCCACCCCGAGCCCAGTCACCGCCTCCACCTCCCCCACCTCAGCCTCCAGAGTCTCCGGAGCTG CACCCCAGAGCCCTGGCCCCCTCGCCTCCTGCTGAATTCATCTATTACTGTGTAGACGAGGACGAGCTA CAGCCTTACACAAACCGTCGGCAGAACCGCAAGTGTGGGGCCTGTGCAGCCTGCCTGAGGCGGACGGACTGTGGCCACTGTGACTTCTGCTGTGACAAGCCCAAGTTTGGGGGCAGCAACCAGAAGCGCCAGAAGTGTCGTTGGCGCCAGTGCCTGCAGTTTGCTATG AAGCGGCTTCTGCCAAGTGTCTGGGCAGGGTCCGAAGATGGGGCATCGCCGCCCCCAGCTCATCCTCATCGAAAGAGGCCTGGCTCTACTCGAAGGCCTCGTCTGGGTCAGACCCTGAAGCCTCCCTTGGCCACACCGGCAGCTCAACCAGACCGAGCCCAAACTCCAGTGAAGGAGGAAGCAGGCAGTGGCTTTGTGCTGCCCCCACCTGGCACTGACCTTGTGTTCTTACGGGAGGGCGCAGGCAGTCCCGTGCAGGTGCCTGGCCCAGCCCCGGCTTCCACAGAAACTCGGTTGCAG GTGAAGCAAGAGAAGGCGGATGCCCAGGAAGACTGGACACCGGGCACAGCCATCCTGACTTCTCCTGTATTGCTGCCTGGCTGCCCCAGCAAG GCAGTAGACCCAGGCCTGCCATCAGTGAAGCAAGAGCCACCTGACCCTGAGGAGGAGAAGGACGACGACAAGGCTGACTCCACCTCTGACTTGGCcccagaggaggaggcaggaggggctggCACGCCCGTG ATCACGGAGATTTTCAGCCTGGGTGGAACCCGCCTCCGGGACACAGCAGTCTGGTTGCCAAG TCTGCAGGGCAGGCAGTCGAGAAGGAAAGATGGATGTAAAATGTGGGAGACGGAGGACACACTGGCGCCCACGAGCACGAGCTGGAAACCACAAGGATGGCCTGAAAGCCATGTCAGCCTCTCACCACCTCCAACTTCGGTGATGTGGGTGTCCTGCAGAAGAAGCTGGTGCCCTTCATCACAGAGTTAA
- the MBD1 gene encoding methyl-CpG-binding domain protein 1 isoform X4 — protein sequence MAEDWLDCPALGPGWKRREVFRKSGATCGRSDTYYQSPTGDRIRSKVELTRYLGPACDLTLFDFKQGVLCYPSSKAHSLAITSRKRKKPSKPAKARKCQVGPQKSEVRKEAPRDDTKADTDTVPASLPAPGCCENCGISFSGDGTRRQRLKTLCKDCRAQRIAFNREQRMFKRVGCGECTACQVKEDCGACSTCLLQLPHDVASGLFCKCERRRCLRIVERSRGCGVCRGCQTREDCGRCRVCLRPPRPGLRRQWKCVQRRCLRGKHGRRRGGCDSKVVARRRPPRAQSPPPPPPPQPPESPELHPRALAPSPPAEFIYYCVDEDELQPYTNRRQNRKCGACAACLRRTDCGHCDFCCDKPKFGGSNQKRQKCRWRQCLQFAMKRLLPSVWAGSEDGASPPPAHPHRKRPGSTRRPRLGQTLKPPLATPAAQPDRAQTPVKEEAGSGFVLPPPGTDLVFLREGAGSPVQVPGPAPASTETRLQEAQCPGLSWVVALPQVKQEKADAQEDWTPGTAILTSPVLLPGCPSKAVDPGLPSVKQEPPDPEEEKDDDKADSTSDLAPEEEAGGAGTPVITEIFSLGGTRLRDTAVWLPSLQGRQSRRKDGCKMWETEDTLAPTSTSWKPQGWPESHVSLSPPPTSVMWVSCRRSWCPSSQS from the exons ATGGCTGAGGACTGGCTGGACTGCCCAGCTCTGGGCCCTGGCTGGAAGCGCCGTGAGGTTTTTCGCAAGTCAGGTGCCACCTGTGGACGCTCAGACACCTACTACCAGAG CCCCACAGGAGACAGGATCCGAAGCAAAGTTGAGCTGACCCGATACCTGGGCCCTGCATGTGATCTCACCCTCTTCGACTTCAAACAAGGCGTCCTCTGCTATCCATCCTCCAAG GCCCACTCCTTGGCCATCACCAGCAGGAAGCGGAAGAAGCCTTCAAAGCCAGCCAAGGCTCGGAAGTGTCAGGTTGGACCTCAGAAGAGTGAAGTCAGGAAGGAGGCACCAAGGGATGATACCAAGGCTGACACTGACACAGTCCCAGCTTCACTTCCTGCCCCTGG GTGCTGTGAGAACTGTGGAATCAGCTTTTCAGGAGATGGCACCCGAAGGCAGCGGCTCAAGACTTTGTGCAAGGACTGCCGAG cACAGAGGATCGCTTTCAATCGGGAGCAGAGGATGTTTAAG CGTGTGGGCTGCGGGGAGTGCACAGCCTGCCAGGTAAAGGAAGATTGTGGGGCCTGCTCCACCTGCCTCCTGCAGTTGCCCCATGATGTGGCCTCGGGGCTATTCTGCAAGTGTGAGCGAAGACGGTGCCTCCGCATTGTGGAAAGG AGCCGAGGGTGCGGAGTGTGCCGGGGCTGTCAGACCCGAGAGGACTGTGGCCGCTGTCGAGTCTGCCTTCGCCCTCCCCGCCCTGGGCTCCGGCGCCAGTGGAAGTGCGTCCAGCGGCGCTGCCTCCGG GGTAAACACGGCCGCCGTAGGGGAGGCTGCGACTCCAAGGTGGTGGCCCGGCGGCGTCCACCCCGAGCCCAGTCACCGCCTCCACCTCCCCCACCTCAGCCTCCAGAGTCTCCGGAGCTG CACCCCAGAGCCCTGGCCCCCTCGCCTCCTGCTGAATTCATCTATTACTGTGTAGACGAGGACGAGCTA CAGCCTTACACAAACCGTCGGCAGAACCGCAAGTGTGGGGCCTGTGCAGCCTGCCTGAGGCGGACGGACTGTGGCCACTGTGACTTCTGCTGTGACAAGCCCAAGTTTGGGGGCAGCAACCAGAAGCGCCAGAAGTGTCGTTGGCGCCAGTGCCTGCAGTTTGCTATG AAGCGGCTTCTGCCAAGTGTCTGGGCAGGGTCCGAAGATGGGGCATCGCCGCCCCCAGCTCATCCTCATCGAAAGAGGCCTGGCTCTACTCGAAGGCCTCGTCTGGGTCAGACCCTGAAGCCTCCCTTGGCCACACCGGCAGCTCAACCAGACCGAGCCCAAACTCCAGTGAAGGAGGAAGCAGGCAGTGGCTTTGTGCTGCCCCCACCTGGCACTGACCTTGTGTTCTTACGGGAGGGCGCAGGCAGTCCCGTGCAGGTGCCTGGCCCAGCCCCGGCTTCCACAGAAACTCGGTTGCAG GAGGCCCAGTGCCCTGGCCTGAGTTGGGTCGTGGCCTTACCCCAGGTGAAGCAAGAGAAGGCGGATGCCCAGGAAGACTGGACACCGGGCACAGCCATCCTGACTTCTCCTGTATTGCTGCCTGGCTGCCCCAGCAAG GCAGTAGACCCAGGCCTGCCATCAGTGAAGCAAGAGCCACCTGACCCTGAGGAGGAGAAGGACGACGACAAGGCTGACTCCACCTCTGACTTGGCcccagaggaggaggcaggaggggctggCACGCCCGTG ATCACGGAGATTTTCAGCCTGGGTGGAACCCGCCTCCGGGACACAGCAGTCTGGTTGCCAAG TCTGCAGGGCAGGCAGTCGAGAAGGAAAGATGGATGTAAAATGTGGGAGACGGAGGACACACTGGCGCCCACGAGCACGAGCTGGAAACCACAAGGATGGCCTGAAAGCCATGTCAGCCTCTCACCACCTCCAACTTCGGTGATGTGGGTGTCCTGCAGAAGAAGCTGGTGCCCTTCATCACAGAGTTAA